In the genome of Halapricum salinum, one region contains:
- a CDS encoding universal stress protein, translating into MYDRILVPTDGSKGTRRSLEHAAAIARDNDATVHALYVVDQRLYRAASRDTKDEVIASLEEEGDLALDEAVTRLEENGVEVVTARREGIPYKSILAYADEEGMDLVVMGTHGRTGRDRMATLGSVTERVVKNADVPVLVVDIGEE; encoded by the coding sequence ATGTACGATCGGATTCTCGTGCCGACCGACGGGAGCAAGGGGACGCGACGGTCGCTCGAACACGCGGCCGCGATCGCTCGGGACAACGACGCCACCGTCCACGCGCTGTACGTCGTCGACCAGCGCCTCTACCGGGCGGCCTCCAGAGACACTAAAGACGAAGTGATCGCCTCGCTGGAAGAGGAGGGCGACCTCGCTCTGGACGAGGCCGTAACGCGACTGGAGGAAAACGGCGTCGAGGTCGTCACGGCCCGCCGGGAGGGGATTCCCTACAAGTCGATTCTGGCCTACGCCGACGAGGAGGGCATGGACCTCGTGGTGATGGGAACGCACGGCCGGACCGGCCGCGACCGGATGGCCACGCTGGGGTCGGTCACCGAGCGCGTCGTCAAGAACGCCGACGTCCCGGTACTCGTCGTCGACATCGGCGAGGAGTAG
- a CDS encoding ABC transporter permease subunit, with the protein MSTLAVARRDFLNVRRAKLVWAPVALYSLFMVLFFYGQSSNTDPDFHMVLFSLLGIGSVLVIPLIALVAAYLSVAGERESGTIKFTLGVPVDRAAVVTGKLLARSIVVVAGVLVSFVVGTIAAKVFVPGMAIAYGDYLRFIAITVLYATAYVAIAVGISAATSARSRAIAGSIAFFFVFNIGWFSLPISPMEVFEFVLEQLGRDPENYQHFMELIWSLSPTGAYLNTMDFYLPARIASQQAPVSTASDPFYIQPWFMLVILAAWVVVPLALGIRRFQKAQLG; encoded by the coding sequence ATGAGCACGCTCGCCGTCGCCAGACGGGACTTCCTGAACGTCCGGCGCGCGAAACTCGTCTGGGCGCCGGTCGCACTCTATTCGCTGTTCATGGTGTTGTTCTTCTACGGGCAGAGCAGCAATACCGATCCGGACTTCCACATGGTGCTGTTTTCGTTACTCGGTATCGGAAGCGTGCTGGTCATTCCCCTCATTGCACTCGTTGCCGCCTATCTGTCGGTCGCGGGCGAGCGTGAATCGGGGACGATCAAGTTCACGCTCGGTGTGCCAGTCGATCGGGCTGCGGTCGTGACTGGCAAGCTCCTCGCACGATCGATCGTCGTCGTCGCCGGTGTGTTAGTCTCGTTCGTCGTCGGCACGATCGCCGCGAAGGTGTTCGTCCCCGGGATGGCGATCGCCTACGGAGATTATCTACGGTTCATCGCCATCACCGTGCTGTATGCGACGGCGTACGTCGCTATCGCCGTCGGAATCTCGGCCGCTACGTCCGCTCGATCACGGGCCATCGCCGGCTCGATCGCGTTCTTTTTCGTGTTCAACATCGGCTGGTTCTCCCTGCCGATCAGCCCCATGGAAGTGTTTGAGTTCGTCCTCGAACAGCTCGGCCGCGACCCCGAGAACTATCAGCACTTCATGGAGTTGATTTGGAGTCTCAGCCCGACCGGCGCGTACCTGAACACGATGGACTTCTATCTGCCCGCGCGGATAGCGAGCCAGCAGGCCCCGGTGTCGACCGCCAGTGATCCCTTCTACATCCAGCCGTGGTTCATGCTGGTTATCCTCGCGGCCTGGGTTGTCGTTCCGCTGGCGTTGGGTATTCGACGCTTCCAGAAGGCCCAGCTCGGGTAG
- a CDS encoding ABC transporter ATP-binding protein, producing MVAIQTDGLTKRFGSGEAGVLALNDLDLTVEEGEVFGFLGPNGAGKSTTINILLNFIDPTAGSAEVLGHDVQTESKQVRQRTGVLPEGAEVFERLTPREHIAWVEDAKGIDADTDAILDTVGIADAADRKAGGFSKGMQQRLGLGMALAGDPDLLILDEPSSGLDPTGMKEMRQLIREQAASGTTVFFSSHILSEVEAVCDRVAILSGGELAIQDTIENLRDQNEGVCTIDVEVDSVPDSLGLDGVAGVQDVGVADDELIVTCESPSVKVDVVRAIDERTTVTDIVSEDTSLETLFERYTGESVEAAGEQTDDSTEAAEAEVVA from the coding sequence ATGGTCGCAATACAGACCGATGGATTGACCAAGCGCTTCGGCTCGGGTGAGGCCGGAGTGCTGGCGTTGAACGACCTCGATCTCACGGTCGAGGAGGGAGAGGTGTTCGGCTTTCTCGGGCCGAACGGCGCGGGCAAGTCGACGACGATCAACATCCTGCTGAACTTCATCGATCCCACGGCAGGGAGCGCGGAAGTGCTCGGCCACGACGTTCAGACCGAGTCCAAACAGGTCCGCCAGCGGACGGGCGTCCTCCCGGAGGGCGCGGAGGTGTTCGAGCGCCTCACGCCCCGCGAGCACATCGCGTGGGTCGAAGACGCCAAGGGGATCGACGCCGACACCGATGCCATCCTCGACACGGTGGGGATCGCCGACGCGGCAGATCGGAAGGCAGGGGGCTTCTCGAAGGGAATGCAACAGCGACTCGGCCTCGGGATGGCCCTCGCCGGCGATCCCGACTTGCTGATCCTCGACGAGCCCTCCTCGGGACTCGATCCGACGGGGATGAAGGAGATGCGCCAGCTCATCCGCGAGCAGGCGGCGTCGGGGACGACGGTCTTCTTCTCGTCGCACATCCTCAGCGAGGTCGAAGCCGTCTGCGATCGCGTGGCGATCCTCAGCGGCGGCGAACTCGCGATCCAGGACACCATCGAGAACCTCCGCGATCAGAACGAGGGCGTCTGTACGATCGACGTCGAGGTCGACTCGGTGCCCGACTCGCTCGGGCTCGACGGCGTCGCGGGCGTGCAGGACGTCGGGGTCGCCGACGACGAGCTCATCGTCACCTGCGAGTCCCCGTCGGTGAAAGTCGACGTGGTCCGGGCGATCGACGAGCGGACGACCGTCACGGACATCGTCTCGGAGGACACCTCTCTGGAGACGCTGTTCGAACGGTACACCGGCGAGAGCGTCGAGGCAGCCGGCGAGCAGACCGACGATAGCACCGAGGCTGCCGAGGCGGAGGTGGTCGCATGA
- a CDS encoding PspA/IM30 family protein, producing MGILSRASYIIRSKLNAVLNRAEDPSQTLDYSYEQLRDQLQDVKQGIADLTTQKKRLEIQKRRLEQNVEKHNDQAREAVRQDREDLARKALEKKKQKMNQIEQLETQISSLQQQQDRLVQQKDTLQSRIEEFRTKKETMKARYEAAEASTKVSEAMTGAGEEFEDVGRAIERAEERTEDMEARAQAMDELQESGAFEDVLSDKDDIDRELEALSNDSEVDAELETLKSEMGKGSSESEKAATESETAADAADVDPADVEDVDVDAEIEQSEVDAELEELKEEETN from the coding sequence ATGGGAATCCTCTCACGCGCGTCCTACATCATCCGCTCGAAGCTCAACGCGGTCCTCAATCGGGCGGAGGACCCCTCCCAGACCCTGGACTACTCCTACGAGCAGCTCCGGGATCAACTGCAGGACGTCAAGCAGGGTATCGCCGACCTGACGACCCAGAAAAAGCGCCTGGAGATCCAGAAGCGCCGGCTCGAACAGAACGTCGAGAAGCACAACGACCAGGCCCGTGAGGCCGTCCGGCAGGACCGCGAGGACCTCGCTCGCAAGGCTCTCGAGAAGAAAAAGCAGAAGATGAACCAGATCGAGCAACTGGAGACCCAGATCTCGAGTCTTCAGCAACAGCAGGATCGACTGGTCCAGCAGAAAGACACCCTCCAGAGCCGGATCGAGGAGTTCCGCACGAAAAAGGAGACGATGAAGGCCCGCTACGAGGCCGCCGAGGCCTCGACGAAAGTCAGCGAAGCGATGACTGGCGCCGGCGAGGAGTTCGAGGACGTCGGCCGCGCGATCGAGCGCGCCGAGGAGCGGACCGAGGACATGGAAGCCCGCGCGCAGGCGATGGACGAACTGCAGGAATCGGGCGCGTTCGAGGACGTCCTCTCGGACAAGGACGACATCGACCGCGAACTCGAAGCGCTCAGCAACGACAGCGAGGTCGACGCCGAACTGGAGACGCTCAAATCCGAGATGGGCAAGGGGTCGAGCGAGTCTGAGAAGGCCGCCACAGAGAGCGAGACCGCAGCCGACGCTGCGGATGTCGACCCGGCGGACGTCGAAGACGTGGACGTCGACGCCGAGATCGAGCAGTCGGAGGTCGACGCCGAACTCGAAGAACTCAAAGAGGAAGAGACGAACTGA